In Zygosaccharomyces rouxii strain CBS732 chromosome F complete sequence, a single window of DNA contains:
- the RET3 gene encoding coatomer subunit zeta (highly similar to uniprot|P53600 Saccharomyces cerevisiae YPL010W RET3 Zeta subunit of the coatomer complex (COPI) which coats Golgi-derived transport vesicles involved in retrograde transport between Golgi and ER) translates to MTDLSLYSVQAILILDGSGNRVYANYYRPPHQPEEQLSVLSQSVKKQKEFEKQLFAKTHKHDSEILIFEDHLVLYKEYLDVTLYLIGSIEENEMVLQLAFTAFKDSLDLILNSGIDKKNIQEHYDTVLLAIDETIDHGVILETDPAAIASRVTKPPVNEPQISLDLDKGLLGAWGFAKSRLQEKLQQGI, encoded by the coding sequence ATGACAGATCTATCGCTGTATTCTGTGCAAGCAATTTTGATATTGGACGGTTCTGGTAACCGTGTTTATGCCAATTACTATAGGCCACCTCATCAACCTGAAGAGCAGTTGAGTGTTTTATCGCAGTCCGTCaagaaacaaaaggaaTTTGAGAAGCAACTGTTTGCTAAGACTCATAAGCATGATTCTGAGATTttaatctttgaagatcATCTGGTTTTGTAcaaagaatatttggatgtGACTCTTTACTTgattggatcaattgagGAGAACGAGATGGTTCTGCAATTAGCATTTACTGCATTTAAGGATTCGTTAGATTTAATCCTGAATTCTGGTATTGACAAGAAAAACATCCAAGAGCATTACGACACGGTTTTATTGGCGATTGATGAAACAATTGATCACGGTGTCATCTTAGAGACCGATCCTGCGGCTATCGCATCACGAGTGACAAAACCACCTGTCAACGAACCTCAGATATCACTTGATTTAGATAAAGGGCTGCTTGGTGCTTGGGGATTTGCTAAGAGCAGACTACAGGAAAAATTGCAACAAGGAATTTAA
- the TAF3 gene encoding Taf3p (similar to uniprot|Q12297 Saccharomyces cerevisiae YPL011C TAF3 TFIID subunit (47 kDa) involved in promoter binding and RNA polymerase II transcription initiation): MASTNDFYFGLLRVSMIQLLKSQGFDRARPTTVDVITDLYMRYLGLLTGEIMKLAESRCDLDDTISLQDITLAFQNLGVIKPVDVLDVYDENPELPSDKGIKKFKEWCLNDMQPRESRMVALPTADLLKSKPKSSKPLSLIPEYINQLQQKQDPTQDDKGDEEDELIEELINNGDLDDWIKFVLARQRINLAKRVSGKEPQHINNLPSIGGLKYSLLEQSSVNNDPLPTPLDSAEEDDPQSKPKIDELIQRLPIMRPECRLENINLSFENEAYDPSSDENEPDVPPQGSLDFAIDKDSKRNGMETDINEFDLDPDIDTNFEELEDMDSNFQRRDYLDLDEHPQDFQFDIDGF, encoded by the coding sequence ATGGCTTCAACGAATGATTTTTACTTTGGGTTGCTCCGGGTCTCTATGATACAGCTATTGAAGTCACAAGGGTTTGACAGGGCTAGACCTACAACCGTTGATGTAATTACAGATCTGTACATGAGATATCTGGGACTCTTAACGGGTGAGATAATGAAACTAGCGGAGTCAAGATGCGATTTGGATGACACAATTAGTCTGCAGGATATTACGCTGGCGTTTCAGAACCTAGGGGTTATTAAACCGGTTGATGTGTTGGATGTATACGATGAGAATCCAGAGTTACCAAGTGATAAAGGcataaaaaaattcaaagaatggtGTCTGAATGATATGCAACCAAGAGAATCGAGAATGGTTGCGCTACCGACGGCAGATCTTTTAAAGAGTAAACCAAAGAGTTCAAAACCATTATCGTTAATTCCTGAGTATATCAATCAGTTACAACAGAAGCAGGACCCTACGCAGGATGACAaaggtgatgaagaagacgaatTGATCGAAGAGTTGATAAACAATGGTGATTTAGACGATTGGATTAAATTCGTTCTCGCAAGACAAAGAATTAATCTGGCGAAAAGAGTCTCAGGCAAGGAACCACAGCATATTAATAACCTACCTTCAATTGGTGGCCTTAAATATTCACTGTTAGAGCAATCATCAGTTAATAACGATCCACTACCGACACCGCTGGATTCCGCCGAAGAGGATGATCCACAGTCAAAACCAAAGATTGATGAACTTATACAAAGATTACCCATAATGAGACCTGAATGCCgattggaaaatattaatCTTTCATTTGAAAACGAAGCATATGATCCTAGTAGCGATGAAAATGAACCAGACGTACCGCCTCAGGGTTCCCTTGATTTTGCCATTGATAAAGATTCTAAGCGTAATGGGATGGAAACTgatatcaatgaatttgatcTAGATCCTGATATTGATaccaattttgaagaattagaagataTGGATAGTAATTTCCAAAGAAGagattatttggatttagaTGAACATCCTCAAGACTTCCAATTCGATATTGACGGGTTTTAA
- the RQC2 gene encoding Rqc2p (similar to uniprot|Q12532 Saccharomyces cerevisiae YPL009C Hypothetical ORF) — MKQRISALDLQLLAEELRENLESYRLNNIYNIADSNRQFLLKFNKPDSKFSVVVDCGLRIHLTDYDRPTPPGPSGFVIKLRKHLKSKRLTALRQVHDDRILVLQFADGLYYLVLEFFSAGNVILLDENKKILSLQRIVQEHENKVGEQYTMFDDSIFSNNEKTNAREPETYNEETVKQWLREAQTKFETESKILNEVVPSGKKKDGQRKKIKVMAIHRLLLSREPHLSSDLLSKNLQMQGFSPSASCLDFVGQESAIVDLLNNTEKEYQSLLSDSERSGYILAKRNVNFNSERDEKDLEFVYETFHPFEPFVAPQNVGDTRTIKIEGGYNKVLDSFFSTIESSKYALRIQQQEQQATKRLEAARLDNQKKIQALVDAQSFNEEKGHSIIANADLVEQTKSAVQGYVDQQMDWSTIEKLIQVEQKRGNKIAQLIQLPLNLQENKIAIRLPDPSEEDEEDGSGSDSGSGSDSSSEAEDEDGSDSDHSSDSDVSDFETEETIENRPKKSLKSKKQEEKGLKVSIDLGLSAYANASYYFNIKKNNAEKQKKVEKNVEKAFKNIEEKVGRQLKQKLKETHNVLRKVRTPYFFEKHHWFISSEGFLVLMGKSDSETDLIYSKYIEDDDVYLFNTFGTQVWIKNPDSTEVPPNTLMQAGILCMSASEAWSKKISSSPWWCFAKNISKFEPSDNSVLPPGRFLLKNENNKNFMPPAQLVMGFGFLWKVKTEENANEDLEEVPAEEVEEHGENEEEGAPKEHDGPEDHEESGIQEEEKQDEQENQGEEPEEEEAKPQEADTKSEDEKDHDENASTNAGPGEQNMNKKVRGKKGKLKKMQRKYGDQDEEERQMRLNMLGTLKGMKKQQLKEQEDLQRQQNRDFRKAKLKKQQEAQAFKFTKNEKVKVNYKKFHNELKPTLDPRDEILDIIPVCAPWPALLKYKYKVKIQPGNAKKTKTMHEILHHFTTRPVDTEMVDKEADWPPERETIKQLKEQDLILTLSMDKLKVSIPGKLNGASKKDLPKKGKANKNKKK, encoded by the coding sequence ATGAAGCAGAGAATTAGTGCATTAGATCTTCAGCTACTTGCTGAAGAACTGAGAGAAAATCTAGAAAGTTACAGACTTAACAATATCTACAATATTGCTGACTCTAACAGGCAATTTTTGTTAAAGTTCAACAAACcagattccaaatttaGTGTTGTAGTAGATTGCGGTCTCAGAATTCATCTAACTGATTATGATAGACCAACACCTCCTGGACCTTCTGGATTTGTCATTAAATTAAGAAAACATTTGAAATCTAAAAGATTAACAGCATTACGTCAAGTTCATGATGATCGTATTCTAGTGCTACAATTCGCAGATGGTCTTTACTACCTGGtattagaattttttaGTGCAGGTAATGTTATTTTATTAGATGAGAATAAAAAGATTTTGTCATTGCAAAGGATTGTTCAAGAACATGAGAATAAGGTTGGTGAACAATACACTATGTTTGACGATTCTATCTTTTCTAACAATGAAAAGACCAATGCTAGAGAACCTGAGACTTataatgaagaaactgTCAAACAATGGCTTCGAGAGGCACAGACGAAATTCGAAACAGAATCCAAAATTCTAAATGAAGTTGTACCATCAGGTAAGAAAAAAGACGgtcaaaggaaaaaaattaagGTAATGGCAATCCATAGATTATTGCTATCAAGGGAACCGCATTTATCATCGGATTTGTTatctaaaaatttacaaatgCAAGGTTTCAGCCCATCAGCTTCATGTCTTGACTTCGTGGGTCAGGAGTCTGCAATTGTTGATCTGCTGAATAATACTGAAAAGGAATACCAGAGTTTGTTATCCGATTCAGAAAGATCAGGTTACATTCTAGCAAAGAGAAATGTTAATTTTAACTCTGAAAGAGATGAGAAGGACTTAGAATTTGTTTATGAGACCTTCCATCCGTTTGAACCATTTGTAGCTCCTCAAAACGTTGGAGACACTAGAACAATTAAAATTGAGGGAGGTTATAATAAAGTATTGGATAGtttcttttcaaccatTGAATCATCTAAATACGCTCTTCGTATtcaacaacaggaacaGCAAGCCACTAAGAGACTAGAAGCCGCTCGTCTAGATAACCAAAAGAAGATCCAAGCCCTGGTGGATGCACAATCTTTCAACGAAGAAAAAGGTCATTCGATCATTGCTAACGCAGACCTTGTCGAACAGACGAAATCTGCGGTGCAAGGTTACGTTGATCAACAGATGGATTGGAGtaccattgaaaaattgatccaaGTGGAACAGAAAAGAGGTAATAAGATTGCACAATTAATTCAATTACCTTTGAACCTGCAGGAAAACAAAATTGCCATACGCTTACCCGATCCtagtgaagaagacgaagaagatgggAGTGGCAGCGATAGCGGTAGTGGTAGTGATAGTTCCAGCGAAGCagaagacgaagatggTTCTGATTCTGATCACAGCAGTGATAGCGATGTTTCTGATTTCGAAACGGAAGAAACTATTGAGAATAGACCCAAAAAATCACTAAAATCTAAAAAGCAAGAGGAAAAGGGTTTGAAGGTTAGCATTGACCTAGGCCTGTCGGCCTACGCAAACGCCTCGTACTACTTCAATatcaaaaagaataatGCAGAGAAGCAGAAAAAAGTAGAGAAGAACGTTGAAAAAGcatttaaaaatattgaagaaaaagttGGAAGACAATTAAAAcaaaaattaaaggaaACTCATAATGTGTTGAGAAAGGTGAGAACGCCTTATTTTTTCGAAAAGCACCATTGGTTCATCTCTAGTGAAGGCTTCCTCGTCTTAATGGGTAAGAGTGATTCGGAAACAGATTTAATTTACAGCAAATATATTGAAGACGATGACGTTTATTTATTCAACACTTTTGGTACTCAAGTATGGATTAAAAACCCAGATAGCACCGAGGTTCCTCCTAACACTTTGATGCAAGCTGGCATCCTATGTATGTCCGCAAGTGAAGCATGGTCTAAAAAGATCTCATCCTCTCCATGGTGGTGTTTTGCAAAAAATATCTCTAAATTCGAGCCCAGTGACAACAGCGTTTTGCCTCCAGGTAgatttcttttgaagaatgaaAACAATAAAAACTTCATGCCGCCAGCTCAGTTAGTAATgggatttggatttttgtGGAAAGTAAAGACTGAAGAGAATGCAAATGAAGATCTTGAAGAAGTACCAGCTGAAGAGGTGGAAGAGCATGGTGAGAACGAAGAGGAAGGTGCACCAAAGGAACATGATGGACCAGAGGACCATGAAGAATCCGGAATACAGGAGGAAGAGAAGCAAGACgaacaagaaaatcaaGGAGAAGAACcggaagaagaagaagccaAACCCCAGGAGGCTGATACGAAATCCGAAGACGAAAAGGACcatgatgaaaatgcaaGTACGAACGCTGGCCCAGGGGAACAAAATATGAACAAGAAAGTTCGTGGTAAGAAAGGtaaattaaagaagatgcaAAGGAAATATGGTGACcaagacgaagaagagcGCCAAATGAGATTAAATATGCTTGGTACGTTAAAGGGGATGAAAAAGCAACAGTTgaaggaacaagaagatttacaaagaCAACAGAACAGAGATTTCAGAAAAGCTAAACTAAAGAAACAACAAGAGGCACAAGctttcaaatttactaaaaatgaaaaagtcAAAGTTAACTATAAAAAATTCCATAATGAATTAAAACCTACGTTAGATCCCAGAGATGAAATCTTAGATATAATTCCAGTTTGTGCACCATGGCCAGCCCTATTGAAATACAAATATAAAGTGAAAATTCAACCTGGGAACGCtaaaaagacaaaaacaATGCATGAAATTCTCCACCATTTTACTACAAGACCAGTTGATACTGAAATGGTTGATAAAGAAGCAGATTGGCCACCTGAACGTGAGACCATTAAACAACTAAAGGAACAAGATTTAATCTTAACGCTAAGCATGGACAAATTGAAAGTATCAATTCCTGGTAAGCTCAACGGTGCCTCCAAGAAAGATCTGCCCAAGAAGGGAAAGGCtaacaaaaacaaaaagaaatag